In one window of Myxocyprinus asiaticus isolate MX2 ecotype Aquarium Trade chromosome 43, UBuf_Myxa_2, whole genome shotgun sequence DNA:
- the LOC127433548 gene encoding chromatin complexes subunit BAP18-like isoform X1, whose translation MTSASTKVGEIFSAAGAAFTKLGELTMQLHPVADSSPAGAKWTDTEIEMLRSAVRRFGDDLNSISSVIKERTVAQIKTTVKRKLYEDSRVPLTSESPKKTMKKTSVTLPPPPASVAPTVITVPTSQVVVTTGLQSAPSLQPAIKNPKPADVTLSALNDSDVNSDLVDIEGLGEGSTKKPNFDQESLNLDSSLIMNSSDLPLLSR comes from the exons ATGACCTCGGCTTCCACGAAG GTGGGCGAGATTTTCTCGGCTGCAGGTGCTGCATTCACTAAACTGGGCGAACTGACCATGCAGCTGCATCCAGTGGCAGACTCTTCTCCAGCAGG TGCCAAATGGACCGACACAGAGATCGAGATGCTGCGTTCTGCAGTTCGGCGCTTTGGTGATGATTTGAACAGCATCAGCTCAGTCATAAAGGAGCGTACTGT TGCCCAAATTAAAACAACAGTGAAAAGGAAGCTGTATGAGGACAGCAGGGTCCCACTCACTTCAGAGTCccctaaaaaaacaatgaagaaaaCCTCTGTAACGCTACCACCTCCTCCAGCATCAGTGGCCCCCACGGTTATCACTGTGCCAACCTCTCAGGTTGTCGTGACAACAGGATTGCAGAGTGCTCCATCTTTACAACCGGCGATTAAGAACCCTAAACCAGCAG ATGTGACTCTGAGTGCTCTGAATGACTCTGATGTGAACAGCGATTTGGTGGATATTGAAGGGCTTGGAGAAGGCTCCACAAAGAAACCAAACTTTGACCAGG AGAGCTTGAATCTGGACTCCAGTCTAATAATGAACTCCAGTGATCTGCCCCTCCTGTCACGCTGA
- the LOC127433548 gene encoding chromatin complexes subunit BAP18-like isoform X2, producing MTSASTKVGEIFSAAGAAFTKLGELTMQLHPVADSSPAGAQIKTTVKRKLYEDSRVPLTSESPKKTMKKTSVTLPPPPASVAPTVITVPTSQVVVTTGLQSAPSLQPAIKNPKPADVTLSALNDSDVNSDLVDIEGLGEGSTKKPNFDQESLNLDSSLIMNSSDLPLLSR from the exons ATGACCTCGGCTTCCACGAAG GTGGGCGAGATTTTCTCGGCTGCAGGTGCTGCATTCACTAAACTGGGCGAACTGACCATGCAGCTGCATCCAGTGGCAGACTCTTCTCCAGCAGG TGCCCAAATTAAAACAACAGTGAAAAGGAAGCTGTATGAGGACAGCAGGGTCCCACTCACTTCAGAGTCccctaaaaaaacaatgaagaaaaCCTCTGTAACGCTACCACCTCCTCCAGCATCAGTGGCCCCCACGGTTATCACTGTGCCAACCTCTCAGGTTGTCGTGACAACAGGATTGCAGAGTGCTCCATCTTTACAACCGGCGATTAAGAACCCTAAACCAGCAG ATGTGACTCTGAGTGCTCTGAATGACTCTGATGTGAACAGCGATTTGGTGGATATTGAAGGGCTTGGAGAAGGCTCCACAAAGAAACCAAACTTTGACCAGG AGAGCTTGAATCTGGACTCCAGTCTAATAATGAACTCCAGTGATCTGCCCCTCCTGTCACGCTGA
- the LOC127433547 gene encoding P2R1A-PPP2R2A-interacting phosphatase regulator 1-like isoform X2, with protein sequence MERMEVDQCAGAGGALRRSNSAPMINVSHNSDGMTVFSSNYSARYRRSSVSVNPSLPSRTLPLSPFSLSCERSEHKRQIENMELTLRGSLQRLSASPFVPFPPASHWHDHLSPGFYSQDSGVTPNSSPSPTRRFRGGSVSSGVRLPSIVPLKRKGGVESDGPPKKLFIAGVTDPAHITSYTVSVSQSVVSSSGAEPVCSNAQASPLSLSPPPAFTSHHPSI encoded by the exons ATGGAGAGGATGGAGGTGGACCAGTGCGCAGGCGCAGGAGGAGCCCTCCGAAGGTCGAATAGCGCCCCCATGATCAACGTCAG TCACAACAGTGATGGAATGACAGTATTTAGCTCTAATTATTCGGCTCGGTATCGTCGGAGCAGCGTGTCTGTAAATCCAAGCCTTCCTTCACGG ACCCTCCCTCTGTCCCCATTCTCCCTGTCATGTGAGAGATCCGAACACAAGAGACAG ATAGAGAATATGGAGCTCACTCTGAGAGGGAGTTTACAGAGACTAAG TGCCTCTCCTTTTGTTCCCTTCCCTCCTGCAAGTCATTGGCATGACCATCTGTCTCCA GGATTCTATTCCCAGGACAGCGGTGTAACTCCTAATTCCTCACCCAGTCCAACTCGAAGGTTTCGTGG AGGATCTGTGAGCTCTGGAGTGAGATTGCCATCAATTGTACCTTTGAAAAGGAAAG GTGGAGTGGAATCAGATGGGCCGCCCAAAAAACTCTTTATTGCTGGAGTCACAGACCCTGCTCACATAACCAGTTACACAGTCAG TGTTTCACAGTCAGTGGTCTCTTCCTCTGGAGCTGAACCTGTATGTTCAAACGCCCAGGCCagccctctctccctctcccctcCACCAGCTTTTACCTCTCACCACCCCAGCATTTAG
- the LOC127433547 gene encoding P2R1A-PPP2R2A-interacting phosphatase regulator 1-like isoform X1 encodes MERMEVDQCAGAGGALRRSNSAPMINVSHNSDGMTVFSSNYSARYRRSSVSVNPSLPSRTLPLSPFSLSCERSEHKRQIENMELTLRGSLQRLSASPFVPFPPASHWHDHLSPGFYSQDSGVTPNSSPSPTRRFRGVLFLSPHGGVEIHLNPGGGGRFPVASASETVNPRILSRGLLSALPRRHSMCGGFTPSTAATTLNSPHAPSRTNHIIATTRRLPHVTLPSLATRPIWLLRRHGWSHEEKIC; translated from the exons ATGGAGAGGATGGAGGTGGACCAGTGCGCAGGCGCAGGAGGAGCCCTCCGAAGGTCGAATAGCGCCCCCATGATCAACGTCAG TCACAACAGTGATGGAATGACAGTATTTAGCTCTAATTATTCGGCTCGGTATCGTCGGAGCAGCGTGTCTGTAAATCCAAGCCTTCCTTCACGG ACCCTCCCTCTGTCCCCATTCTCCCTGTCATGTGAGAGATCCGAACACAAGAGACAG ATAGAGAATATGGAGCTCACTCTGAGAGGGAGTTTACAGAGACTAAG TGCCTCTCCTTTTGTTCCCTTCCCTCCTGCAAGTCATTGGCATGACCATCTGTCTCCA GGATTCTATTCCCAGGACAGCGGTGTAACTCCTAATTCCTCACCCAGTCCAACTCGAAGGTTTCGTGG tgtgctttttttaagtcctcatggtggcgtagagattcacctcaatccgggtggcggaggacgattcccagttgcctccgcgtctgagaccgtcaacccacgcatcttatcacgtggcttgttgagcgcgttgccacggagacatagcatgtgtggaggcttcacgccatccacagcggcaaccacgctcaactcaccacacgccccatcgagaacgaaccatattatagcgaccacgaggaggttaccccatgtgactctaccctccctagcaaccaggccaatttggttgcttaggagacatggctggagtcacgaggaaaaaatatgttga
- the LOC127433230 gene encoding P2Y purinoceptor 3-like, translating into MKTMASPHTISNALVLLATNASDVQYHTAPHSCSIDESYKYVILPLCYSLTFLLSLVLNSTVLLRSYRSRGGCQWNTSLIYMVNLASTDLMYSFSLPFLVASYVMRDHWVFGDFMCRLVRFLFYFNLYCSIFFLTCISIHRYMGICHPIRTIALESKRAVRGICTTIWVVVFILTCPIVRFAKTGDVMRMLGDGMNKVGDPLSTGSTNSGNVEVYRNCWDDAIDSEFSEYVPYGIVLHLLCFFFPFIVIAWCYSQVVRTIFQSLPSQPHIQEEGGMCSGVKGVKDRTSMSISGSQHATYISRRRKSIKTIITITFLFALCFLPFHITRTLFLILKETKAVECQTMRMVSICYKITRPLASCNSWLNALLYFLTGDKSLACCGQTIASHQTYLHWPLKILGGQKEVEDQEQGNSPKADEGHEIDSNLQE; encoded by the coding sequence ATGAAGACCATGGCTTCTCCCCACACAATCTCTAATGCACTGGTGCTGTTGGCCACCAATGCTTCAGATGTTCAATATCACACTGCACCACACAGCTGCAGCATTGACGAGTCGTACAAGTACGTCATCTTACCTCTCTGCTACTCCTTGACCTTCTTGCTCAGCCTCGTCTTGAACTCCACAGTTCTTCTGCGTTCCTACCGCTCTAGGGGTGGCTGCCAGTGGAACACTTCGCTCATCTACATGGTCAATCTGGCATCTACAGATCTGATGTACAGCTTCTCTCTCCCGTTCCTCGTGGCCAGCTACGTGATGCGTGATCATTGGGTGTTTGGAGACTTCATGTGCAGGCTGGTGCGCTTCCTGTTTTACTTCAACCTCTACTGCAGCATCTTCTTTCTCACCTGTATATCCATCCATCGCTACATGGGCATCTGCCATCCAATCAGAACCATCGCCCTGGAGAGCAAGCGGGCGGTTAGAGGCATTTGTACTACCATATGGGTAGTAGTGTTCATTCTTACCTGCCCGATTGTCCGTTTTGCCAAAACTGGGGATGTAATGAGGATGTTAGGGGATGGGATGAACAAAGTGGGCGATCCTTTGTCCACAGGTAGCACAAACTCAGGAAACGTTGAAGTATACCGGAACTGTTGGGATGACGCCATAGACAGCGAGTTCTCAGAGTACGTACCCTACGGAATTGTTCTTCATCTACTGtgcttttttttccctttcatcGTCATTGCTTGGTGTTACTCACAAGTGGTACGTACCATCTTCCAGTCGCTACCATCCCAGCCCCATATTCAGGAGGAGGGGGGGATGTGTAGTGGGGTCAAAGGGGTCAAAGACAGAACATCCATGTCCATCTCTGGTTCCCAGCACGCTACGTACATCAGCAGGCGTCGGAAGTCCATCAAAACCATCATCACCATTACGTTCTTGTTTGCGCTGTGCTTTCTTCCCTTCCATATCACACGGACTCTCTTCCTCATCCTCAAAGAAACAAAGGCAGTCGAGTGCCAAACCATGCGGATGGTCTCCATTTGCTACAAGATCACTCGGCCCCTGGCGTCCTGCAATTCGTGGCTCAATGCACTACTTTATTTCTTAACAGGGGACAAAAGCTTAGCCTGCTGTGGACAGACCATTGCAAGTCATCAAACATACCTTCACTGGCCTTTAAAGATTCTTGGAGGACAAAAAGAAGTAGAGGATCAAGAGCAGGGTAATTCACCTAAAGCAGATGAAGGTCATGAGATTGACTCAAATCTTCAGGAATAA